The Pseudofrankia inefficax genome window below encodes:
- a CDS encoding prephenate dehydratase, which produces MTTTFDPAPGASVGYLGPAGTFTHRTVLADPVLAALRHVPCADPDELMARLSDGSVTYGVLAWENSVAGLVGPTADLLAGLGTGKAVDPSERSQARLHRDVVIPVRFQLVGLHGASPEALRTVSSHPHALDQCRAWLAEHAPRSSLVPAPSTTAALELALGDPTGRTAAVTPNAGPAAPRLSVLADDIGETATAETRFVVLGRDEPARTGRERTVIACFQQRDRPGSLMTVLEPFARAGIDLLRIESRPTRDGLGRFYFLIEWRGHPDDPPPRAVLRELAERAVRVRVLGTFDEPSPSRPTPSRPRKAG; this is translated from the coding sequence GTGACCACCACATTCGATCCCGCCCCGGGCGCGTCCGTCGGCTACCTCGGACCGGCGGGTACCTTCACCCACCGCACCGTGCTGGCCGATCCGGTCCTGGCCGCGCTGCGGCACGTTCCCTGCGCCGACCCCGACGAGCTCATGGCCCGGCTCAGCGACGGCTCGGTCACCTACGGCGTGCTGGCCTGGGAGAACTCGGTCGCCGGCCTGGTCGGGCCGACGGCCGACCTGCTCGCCGGCCTGGGCACCGGAAAGGCCGTGGACCCGTCCGAACGAAGCCAGGCCCGCCTGCACCGCGACGTCGTCATCCCGGTCCGGTTCCAGCTCGTCGGCCTGCACGGTGCCAGCCCCGAGGCACTGCGCACGGTCTCCTCACATCCGCACGCGCTCGACCAGTGCCGTGCCTGGCTGGCTGAGCACGCCCCGCGGTCCAGCCTGGTCCCGGCCCCGTCCACGACGGCCGCGCTCGAGCTCGCCCTGGGCGACCCGACCGGCCGAACCGCCGCGGTCACGCCAAACGCCGGCCCCGCCGCCCCGCGGCTCAGCGTTCTGGCCGACGACATAGGGGAGACCGCCACGGCGGAGACCCGGTTCGTCGTCCTCGGCCGCGACGAGCCGGCCCGCACCGGACGCGAGCGGACGGTCATCGCCTGCTTCCAGCAGCGCGACCGGCCCGGATCGCTGATGACCGTCCTCGAACCGTTCGCCCGCGCCGGCATCGACCTGCTCCGGATCGAATCCCGGCCGACCCGCGACGGGCTGGGCCGCTTCTACTTCCTCATCGAGTGGCGCGGCCATCCCGACGATCCGCCGCCGCGGGCCGTGCTGCGCGAGCTGGCTGAGCGCGCCGTCCGGGTCCGCGTGCTCGGCACCTTCGACGAGCCCAGCCCCAGTCGCCCCACGCCCAGCCGGCCCAGGAAGGCCGGGTGA
- a CDS encoding chorismate mutase, producing MTAGELDARPHPAPIRSRPTGLDLLGPEAPDIATIDSVTGGREIIDELDDLIRDVIVLRRRVAWRIQKLRMTAGGGRIEMSREYEVTRRFLDALGPAGSEVAVALLLLCRGPAPSVDVRPSTEHDIDAGHAAR from the coding sequence GTGACGGCCGGCGAGCTCGACGCGCGACCGCACCCGGCACCGATCCGGTCCCGGCCGACCGGCCTCGACCTGCTCGGCCCCGAGGCCCCGGACATCGCCACGATCGACTCGGTGACTGGGGGCCGCGAGATCATCGACGAGCTCGACGACCTGATCCGCGACGTGATCGTGCTGCGGCGTCGGGTGGCCTGGCGGATACAGAAGCTGCGGATGACCGCCGGCGGAGGGCGGATCGAGATGAGCCGCGAGTACGAGGTCACCCGCAGGTTCCTGGACGCGCTCGGCCCAGCCGGCAGCGAGGTCGCGGTGGCGTTGCTTCTGCTGTGCCGAGGGCCGGCCCCGTCGGTCGACGTCCGTCCGTCCACCGAACATGACATCGACGCCGGTCACGCCGCTCGCTGA
- a CDS encoding MFS transporter, producing MSLRTPSTAEATVAGGNAGADQPVAGCWSRRDWSVLLITCVGLFVTQLDLTVVNVAVGAIGRRLHASTGAVTWVVDGYFVTFAAFMIGFGDVGDLFGRRRVFLAGLAGFAAASTGCAAAPGVGWLILFRTLQGVAGAAILVSSLAILADAFDGTDRTRAIGVWSAVAGIALVVGPLVGGLVVDGLGWRWIFWINVPISLVSIAAGRRVLRESRRGGHDRQLDRGGQILAVLMLGALAWGLSETAAEPGSVIGWLALGASVLLAAGFVAVERRCATPLVPLSVFRSRTFRGANLASLLVNFATLGLLYLLSLDFEHVDGRSATATGIRIAPLFAAYAAVSMLAGRIADRFGQRVPGTLGGLAAGTGVALVAVERASGAAAGAGLVLAGVGIGLALPAVVSSAVTAVPGARAGLGSGLNNTARQIGGTLGIALLGGVVAGAGSERAGIGRALIAVAAAYTVAAALAASTLRRPTPARGGPAHIPSPGGSDGHHGRQQP from the coding sequence GTGAGCCTGCGGACGCCCAGCACGGCGGAGGCGACCGTCGCGGGCGGGAACGCCGGCGCCGACCAGCCCGTGGCTGGATGCTGGAGCCGCCGGGACTGGTCGGTGTTGCTCATCACCTGCGTCGGGCTGTTCGTCACCCAGCTGGATCTGACCGTCGTCAACGTGGCGGTCGGCGCGATCGGTCGCCGGCTGCACGCGTCCACCGGCGCGGTCACCTGGGTGGTCGACGGGTATTTCGTGACGTTCGCCGCGTTCATGATCGGTTTTGGCGACGTCGGCGACCTGTTCGGGCGCAGACGGGTCTTCCTGGCCGGACTGGCCGGCTTCGCGGCGGCGTCGACTGGTTGCGCGGCCGCGCCCGGAGTCGGCTGGCTGATCCTGTTCCGCACCCTGCAGGGCGTCGCCGGCGCTGCCATCCTCGTCTCTTCGCTCGCCATCCTCGCCGACGCCTTCGACGGGACAGACCGCACCCGCGCGATCGGCGTGTGGTCGGCCGTGGCCGGCATCGCCCTGGTCGTCGGCCCACTCGTCGGTGGTCTGGTCGTGGACGGACTGGGGTGGCGGTGGATCTTCTGGATCAACGTGCCGATCTCGTTGGTGAGCATCGCGGCCGGGCGCAGGGTGCTGCGCGAGTCGCGTCGCGGCGGCCACGACCGCCAACTCGACCGCGGCGGCCAGATCCTCGCCGTTCTCATGCTGGGCGCCCTGGCCTGGGGGCTGTCGGAGACAGCCGCGGAGCCTGGGTCGGTCATCGGGTGGCTGGCGCTCGGCGCCTCGGTCCTGCTCGCGGCGGGATTCGTCGCGGTGGAGCGCCGGTGCGCGACGCCGCTCGTGCCACTGTCGGTGTTCCGTTCGCGAACGTTCCGGGGCGCCAACCTCGCCTCGCTGCTGGTCAACTTCGCGACTCTCGGTCTGCTCTACCTGCTCAGCCTCGATTTCGAGCATGTGGACGGCCGGTCAGCCACCGCTACGGGCATCCGCATCGCTCCGCTGTTCGCGGCCTATGCCGCCGTCAGCATGCTCGCCGGGCGGATCGCCGACCGGTTCGGCCAGCGCGTCCCGGGGACGCTTGGCGGCTTGGCCGCCGGTACGGGTGTCGCGCTCGTCGCAGTCGAGCGGGCGTCGGGAGCCGCTGCCGGCGCCGGTCTGGTACTCGCGGGCGTGGGCATCGGGCTGGCGCTGCCGGCGGTGGTGTCGAGCGCGGTCACGGCCGTCCCGGGAGCGCGGGCCGGCCTCGGGTCCGGGCTGAACAACACCGCCCGCCAGATCGGCGGAACCCTCGGCATCGCGCTGCTCGGCGGAGTAGTCGCGGGCGCCGGAAGTGAGCGGGCGGGTATCGGCCGAGCGCTCATCGCG